A genomic segment from Diceros bicornis minor isolate mBicDic1 chromosome 5, mDicBic1.mat.cur, whole genome shotgun sequence encodes:
- the C5H15orf39 gene encoding uncharacterized protein C15orf39 homolog isoform X1: MAEKRPLGTLGPVMYGKLPRLEADSGPGHSLPPSAGNQDPCSYKGAYFSCPMGGAPKAGSERLASWTPYPPLYPASMAGPPLRADNLLTSCLLYRPPAESSEKVQDSGPVELLPFSPQAHSYPGPPLAAPKPVYRNPLCYGLSTCLGEGAPKRPLDVDWTLVTGPLLSPADSPCSLTPAPGKGQSLDGSFLRGVPAGGSGKDSSVSFSPCQAFLEKYRTIHSTGFLASKYAGPYSGDPKQALSEGPPSPWTQLTQPLGPACQDAVPTHYPLSHPPQGLPCPPACRHPEKQGSYSSVLPLQPLGAHKGAGYPAGGLSSPYLRQQAAQTPYMPPVGLDTYSFPSAPLPAPSPGLKLEPPLAPRCPLDFAQTLGFPYARDDLSLYGASPGLGGTPPSQNSVQAMPQPSAFQRACQRLPASQPCSEPVRLTEKPVQEAEEKMWLPSCRKEQLQAQLDEHPGAPIVIGDSPVPRTPPALPPCAQERQSLPQNEGTLPPSSPPMPIIDNVFSLAPYRDYLDVQAPEAAAEPDPAPAPNDSHDKDCRGTRPAQEAPSKAHCSLREEVALDLSVKKPVAEAPPIKVPSPVVHAKATAAMDVPGEGNTVSDVPGVGTTGPDLPGLKKTVTEAPGVPVTTEATPRTNFHSSVAFMFRKFKILRPAPLPAAVVPSVPTSAPAPAQPAPTPPSVPIGLQILTQPLPVACFNLALPSPPAVAMASPAPAPVPAPSPAPAPAPTPAPVAGPAPASTPTTADSPEQHFAGLHASLCDAISGSVAHSPPEKLREWLETAGPWGRAAWQDCQAVQGLLGKLLSQLQSFVCTQQCPFPHVVRAGAIFVPIHLVKERLFPRLPPASVDHVLQEHRVELRPTTLSEERALRERALHGCTSRMLKLLALRQLPDIYPDLLGLQWRDCVRRQLGDLDTEAGSVPSSEPTMARDELESLAPARKSPVPKARKPGRKPPTPGPEKAEATAGGGSRSASPTPASASPPGPTLKARFRSLLETAWLNGLALPTWGHKASGPDRPMPHPQVLGSQSHHL; encoded by the exons ATGGCGGAGAAGCGGCCACTAGGGACCCTGGGGCCTGTGATGTATGGCAAGCTGCCCCGCCTAGAGGCAGACTCCGGGCCTGGGCACAGCTTGCCCCCCTCTGCTGGTAACCAGGACCCCTGCAGCTACAAGGGTGCCTACTTCTCCTGCCCCATGGGGGGTGCTCCCAAGGCAGGGTCTGAGCGGTTGGCTTCCTGGACCCCATACCCACCCTTGTACCCTGCCAGCATGGCAGGACCCCCACTTCGGGCAGACAACCTGCTGACCAGCTGCCTGCTCTACCGCCCGCCAGCGGAAAGCTCTGAGAAGGTGCAAGACTCTGGCCCAGTTGAGCTCCTGCCCTTCAGTCCCCAGGCTCATTCCTACCCAGGCCCACCGCTGGCGGCACCCAAACCTGTCTACCGCAACCCTCTGTGTTATGGGCTCTCAACTTGCCTGGGGGAAGGGGCACCGAAGAGGCCGCTGGATGTTGATTGGACGCTGGTGACTGGGCCCCTCTTATCCCCAGCTGACTCTCCTTGTTCTCTGACCCCGGCTCCTGGAAAGGGCCAGTCCCTGGATGGCTCTTTCTTGCGTGGGGTGCCAGCTGGGGGATCTGGCAAAGACTCCTCGGTGAGCTTCTCTCCATGCCAGGCATTCCTGGAGAAGTATCGGACCATCCACAGCACAGGCTTCTTGGCCTCCAAGTATGCAGGTCCTTACTCTGGGGACCCCAAGCAGGCATTGTCCGAGGGACCTCCCAGTCCTTGGACCCAGCTGACCCAacccctggggccagcctgccAGGATGCAGTGCCCACCCACTACCCACTGTCTCACCCTCCGCAGGGCCTGCCTTGCCCTCCAGCCTGTCGCCACCCAGAGAAGCAGGGCAGCTACAGCTCAGTGCTCCCGCTGCAGCCTCTGGGAGCCCACAAGGGGGCTGGGTACCCAGCTGGTGGACTGAGCAGCCCCTACCTGAGGCAGCAGGCAGCCCAGACACCCTATATGCCCCCAGTGGGGCTGGACACTTATTCCTTCCCCTCTGCACCCCTCCCAGCGCCCTCACCAGGCCTTAAGCTGGAGCCACCTCTTGCTCCACGCTGCCCACTGGACTTTGCCCAGACACTGGGCTTCCCTTATGCCCGGGATGACCTCTCTCTCTATGGAGCATCCCCGGGCCTTGGAGGGACACCACCTTCCCAGAACAGTGTGCAGGCTATGCCACAGCCCAGTGCCTTCCAGCGGGCGTGCCAGCGCCTGCCTGCCAGCCAGCCATGCTCAGAGCCTGTGAGGCTTACAGAGAAGCCAGTACAGGAAGCGGAGGAGAAGATGTGGCTGCCCAGCTGCAGGAAAGAGCAGCTCCAGGCCCAGCTTGATGAGCACCCGGGGGCACCCATTGTCATCGGAGACAGTCCTGTTCCCCGCACCCCACCGGCACTCCCTCCCTGTGCCCAGGAGCGCCAGTCTCTTCCACAGAACGAGGGCACACTGCCACCCAGCTCTCCACCCATGCCTATTATCGACAATGTCTTCAGCCTGGCCCCCTACCGTGACTACCTGGATGTGCAGGCACCCGAGGCCGCAGCTGAGCCTGACCCGGCCCCAGCCCCAAATGACAGCCATGACAAAGACTGCAGGGGGACCCGGCCTGCCCAGGAGGCCCCCTCGAAGGCGCACTGCTCACTTAGGGAGGAGGTGGCACTGGACTTGAGTGTGAAGAAGCCCGTGGCAGAGGCTCCTCCTATCAAAGTCCCTAGTCCTGTGGTGCATGCCAAGGCCACTGCAGCCATGGATGTGCCGGGTGAAGGGAACACGGTCTCTGACGTGCCAGGTGTGGGGACCACAGGCCCGGATCTGCCAGGCCTGAAAAAGACAGTCACAGAGGCACCTGGGGTGCCAGTGACCACAGAGGCCACCCCGAGGACCAACTTCCACAGCTCTGTGGCCTTCATGTTCCGAAAATTCAAGATCCTCCGGCCGGCACCCTTGCCTGCAGCTGTGGTCCCATCTGTGCCCACCTCGGCCCCTGCTCCTGCACAGCCTGCACCCACCCCTCCGTCTGTGCCCATTGGACTACAGATTCTCACCCAGCCTTTGCCTGTGGCCTGCTTCAACCTGGCGCTGCCCAGCCCTCCAGCTGTAGCCATggcctctcctgccccagcccctgttcCGGCTCCGTCACCTGCTCCGGCCCCGGCTCCGACTCCGGCCCCAGTTGCAGGCCCCGCTCCAGCTTCTACCCCCACCACAGCGGACTCGCCAGAGCAACACTTTGCAGGACTGCATGCGTCCCTCTGTGACGCCATCTCAGGCTCAGTGGCCCACTCCCCGCCCGAGAAGCTGCGTGAGTGGCTTGAGACGGCTGGGCCTTGGGGCCGGGCAGCGTGGCAGGACTGCCAGGCTGTGCAGGGGCTGCTAGGCAAGCTGCTGTCCCAGCTGCAGAGCTTCGTGTGCACGCAGCAGTGCCCCTTCCCCCACGTGGTGCGGGCGGGCGCCATCTTCGTGCCCATCCACCTGGTGAAGGAGCGGCTCTTCCCTCGGCTGCCGCCCGCTTCCGTGGACCACGTGCTGCAGGAGCATCGCGTGGAGCTGCGGCCCACCACGCTGTCGGAGGAGCGGGCCCTGCGGGAGCGAGCCCTGCATGGCTGCACGTCACGCATGCTGAAGTTGCTGGCGCTGCGCCAGCTGCCTGACATCTACCCCGACCTGCTGGGCCTGCAGTGGCGCGACTGTGTACGCCGCCAGCTGG GTGACTTGGACACTGAGGCTGGATCTGTGCCCTCCTCAGAACCCACCATGGCCAGAGATGAGCTGGAGAGCCTAGCCCCGGCTCGGAAATCACCTGTCCCCAAGGCCAGGAAGCCGGGGAGGAAGCCACCAACCCCTGGCCCGGAGAAAGCAGAGGCAACTGCTGGGGGAGGGTCCCGCAGTGCCTCACCTACTCCTGCCAGCGCCAGCCCACCCGGCCCCACGCTGAAGGCCCGCTTCCGCAGCCTGCTGGAAACTGCCTGGCTCAATGGCCTGGCACTGCCCACTTGGGGCCACAAGGCCTCAGGACCAGACCggcccatgccccacccccaggtGTTGGGCAGCCAGAGCCATCACCTGTAG
- the C5H15orf39 gene encoding uncharacterized protein C15orf39 homolog isoform X2, producing the protein MAEKRPLGTLGPVMYGKLPRLEADSGPGHSLPPSAGNQDPCSYKGAYFSCPMGGAPKAGSERLASWTPYPPLYPASMAGPPLRADNLLTSCLLYRPPAESSEKVQDSGPVELLPFSPQAHSYPGPPLAAPKPVYRNPLCYGLSTCLGEGAPKRPLDVDWTLVTGPLLSPADSPCSLTPAPGKGQSLDGSFLRGVPAGGSGKDSSVSFSPCQAFLEKYRTIHSTGFLASKYAGPYSGDPKQALSEGPPSPWTQLTQPLGPACQDAVPTHYPLSHPPQGLPCPPACRHPEKQGSYSSVLPLQPLGAHKGAGYPAGGLSSPYLRQQAAQTPYMPPVGLDTYSFPSAPLPAPSPGLKLEPPLAPRCPLDFAQTLGFPYARDDLSLYGASPGLGGTPPSQNSVQAMPQPSAFQRACQRLPASQPCSEPVRLTEKPVQEAEEKMWLPSCRKEQLQAQLDEHPGAPIVIGDSPVPRTPPALPPCAQERQSLPQNEGTLPPSSPPMPIIDNVFSLAPYRDYLDVQAPEAAAEPDPAPAPNDSHDKDCRGTRPAQEAPSKAHCSLREEVALDLSVKKPVAEAPPIKVPSPVVHAKATAAMDVPGEGNTVSDVPGVGTTGPDLPGLKKTVTEAPGVPVTTEATPRTNFHSSVAFMFRKFKILRPAPLPAAVVPSVPTSAPAPAQPAPTPPSVPIGLQILTQPLPVACFNLALPSPPAVAMASPAPAPVPAPSPAPAPAPTPAPVAGPAPASTPTTADSPEQHFAGLHASLCDAISGSVAHSPPEKLREWLETAGPWGRAAWQDCQAVQGLLGKLLSQLQSFVCTQQCPFPHVVRAGAIFVPIHLVKERLFPRLPPASVDHVLQEHRVELRPTTLSEERALRERALHGCTSRMLKLLALRQLPDIYPDLLGLQWRDCVRRQLGEHGAAPVATGAV; encoded by the coding sequence ATGGCGGAGAAGCGGCCACTAGGGACCCTGGGGCCTGTGATGTATGGCAAGCTGCCCCGCCTAGAGGCAGACTCCGGGCCTGGGCACAGCTTGCCCCCCTCTGCTGGTAACCAGGACCCCTGCAGCTACAAGGGTGCCTACTTCTCCTGCCCCATGGGGGGTGCTCCCAAGGCAGGGTCTGAGCGGTTGGCTTCCTGGACCCCATACCCACCCTTGTACCCTGCCAGCATGGCAGGACCCCCACTTCGGGCAGACAACCTGCTGACCAGCTGCCTGCTCTACCGCCCGCCAGCGGAAAGCTCTGAGAAGGTGCAAGACTCTGGCCCAGTTGAGCTCCTGCCCTTCAGTCCCCAGGCTCATTCCTACCCAGGCCCACCGCTGGCGGCACCCAAACCTGTCTACCGCAACCCTCTGTGTTATGGGCTCTCAACTTGCCTGGGGGAAGGGGCACCGAAGAGGCCGCTGGATGTTGATTGGACGCTGGTGACTGGGCCCCTCTTATCCCCAGCTGACTCTCCTTGTTCTCTGACCCCGGCTCCTGGAAAGGGCCAGTCCCTGGATGGCTCTTTCTTGCGTGGGGTGCCAGCTGGGGGATCTGGCAAAGACTCCTCGGTGAGCTTCTCTCCATGCCAGGCATTCCTGGAGAAGTATCGGACCATCCACAGCACAGGCTTCTTGGCCTCCAAGTATGCAGGTCCTTACTCTGGGGACCCCAAGCAGGCATTGTCCGAGGGACCTCCCAGTCCTTGGACCCAGCTGACCCAacccctggggccagcctgccAGGATGCAGTGCCCACCCACTACCCACTGTCTCACCCTCCGCAGGGCCTGCCTTGCCCTCCAGCCTGTCGCCACCCAGAGAAGCAGGGCAGCTACAGCTCAGTGCTCCCGCTGCAGCCTCTGGGAGCCCACAAGGGGGCTGGGTACCCAGCTGGTGGACTGAGCAGCCCCTACCTGAGGCAGCAGGCAGCCCAGACACCCTATATGCCCCCAGTGGGGCTGGACACTTATTCCTTCCCCTCTGCACCCCTCCCAGCGCCCTCACCAGGCCTTAAGCTGGAGCCACCTCTTGCTCCACGCTGCCCACTGGACTTTGCCCAGACACTGGGCTTCCCTTATGCCCGGGATGACCTCTCTCTCTATGGAGCATCCCCGGGCCTTGGAGGGACACCACCTTCCCAGAACAGTGTGCAGGCTATGCCACAGCCCAGTGCCTTCCAGCGGGCGTGCCAGCGCCTGCCTGCCAGCCAGCCATGCTCAGAGCCTGTGAGGCTTACAGAGAAGCCAGTACAGGAAGCGGAGGAGAAGATGTGGCTGCCCAGCTGCAGGAAAGAGCAGCTCCAGGCCCAGCTTGATGAGCACCCGGGGGCACCCATTGTCATCGGAGACAGTCCTGTTCCCCGCACCCCACCGGCACTCCCTCCCTGTGCCCAGGAGCGCCAGTCTCTTCCACAGAACGAGGGCACACTGCCACCCAGCTCTCCACCCATGCCTATTATCGACAATGTCTTCAGCCTGGCCCCCTACCGTGACTACCTGGATGTGCAGGCACCCGAGGCCGCAGCTGAGCCTGACCCGGCCCCAGCCCCAAATGACAGCCATGACAAAGACTGCAGGGGGACCCGGCCTGCCCAGGAGGCCCCCTCGAAGGCGCACTGCTCACTTAGGGAGGAGGTGGCACTGGACTTGAGTGTGAAGAAGCCCGTGGCAGAGGCTCCTCCTATCAAAGTCCCTAGTCCTGTGGTGCATGCCAAGGCCACTGCAGCCATGGATGTGCCGGGTGAAGGGAACACGGTCTCTGACGTGCCAGGTGTGGGGACCACAGGCCCGGATCTGCCAGGCCTGAAAAAGACAGTCACAGAGGCACCTGGGGTGCCAGTGACCACAGAGGCCACCCCGAGGACCAACTTCCACAGCTCTGTGGCCTTCATGTTCCGAAAATTCAAGATCCTCCGGCCGGCACCCTTGCCTGCAGCTGTGGTCCCATCTGTGCCCACCTCGGCCCCTGCTCCTGCACAGCCTGCACCCACCCCTCCGTCTGTGCCCATTGGACTACAGATTCTCACCCAGCCTTTGCCTGTGGCCTGCTTCAACCTGGCGCTGCCCAGCCCTCCAGCTGTAGCCATggcctctcctgccccagcccctgttcCGGCTCCGTCACCTGCTCCGGCCCCGGCTCCGACTCCGGCCCCAGTTGCAGGCCCCGCTCCAGCTTCTACCCCCACCACAGCGGACTCGCCAGAGCAACACTTTGCAGGACTGCATGCGTCCCTCTGTGACGCCATCTCAGGCTCAGTGGCCCACTCCCCGCCCGAGAAGCTGCGTGAGTGGCTTGAGACGGCTGGGCCTTGGGGCCGGGCAGCGTGGCAGGACTGCCAGGCTGTGCAGGGGCTGCTAGGCAAGCTGCTGTCCCAGCTGCAGAGCTTCGTGTGCACGCAGCAGTGCCCCTTCCCCCACGTGGTGCGGGCGGGCGCCATCTTCGTGCCCATCCACCTGGTGAAGGAGCGGCTCTTCCCTCGGCTGCCGCCCGCTTCCGTGGACCACGTGCTGCAGGAGCATCGCGTGGAGCTGCGGCCCACCACGCTGTCGGAGGAGCGGGCCCTGCGGGAGCGAGCCCTGCATGGCTGCACGTCACGCATGCTGAAGTTGCTGGCGCTGCGCCAGCTGCCTGACATCTACCCCGACCTGCTGGGCCTGCAGTGGCGCGACTGTGTACGCCGCCAGCTGGGTGAGCATGGGGCAGCCCCAGTAGCCACCGGAGCTGTGTGA